Proteins from a single region of Pseudomonas quebecensis:
- a CDS encoding mannuronate-specific alginate lyase has translation MQKLMLPTLLGLAMFAGSVNAAAPLRPPQGYFAPIEAFKTGEAKENCDTMPTPYTGPLQFRSKYEGSDKARSTLNVQSEKAFRDSTADITKLEKDTSKRVMQFMRDGRPEQLECTLNWLVSWAKADALMSKDFNHTGKSMRKWALGSMASAYVRLKFSDSHPLANHQQESQLIEAWFNKLADQVVSDWDNLPLEKTNNHSYWAAWSVMATSVATNRRDLFDWAVKEYKVGVNQVDDQGFLPNELKRQQRALSYHNYALPPLSMIASFALVNGVDLRQENNSALKRLGDKVLAGVKDPQIFEQKNGKEQDMKDLKEDMKYAWLEPFCTLYTCAPDVIERKHGMQPFKTFRLGGDLTKVYDPAHEKGNKGS, from the coding sequence ATGCAAAAGTTGATGCTACCTACCCTGCTGGGCCTGGCGATGTTCGCCGGTTCAGTCAACGCCGCCGCCCCGCTGCGTCCGCCTCAAGGCTATTTCGCCCCGATTGAAGCGTTCAAGACCGGCGAGGCCAAGGAAAACTGCGACACCATGCCGACGCCGTACACCGGGCCGCTGCAGTTTCGCAGTAAGTACGAAGGTTCCGACAAGGCGCGCTCAACCCTGAACGTGCAGTCGGAAAAAGCCTTTCGCGACAGCACCGCCGACATCACCAAGCTGGAAAAAGACACCAGCAAGCGCGTGATGCAGTTCATGCGCGACGGGCGCCCGGAGCAGCTCGAATGCACGCTCAACTGGTTGGTGTCCTGGGCCAAGGCCGATGCATTGATGTCCAAGGACTTCAACCACACCGGCAAGTCCATGCGCAAATGGGCGCTGGGCAGCATGGCCTCGGCCTATGTGCGCCTGAAGTTTTCCGACTCGCACCCGCTGGCCAACCACCAGCAGGAATCGCAGCTGATCGAAGCCTGGTTCAACAAACTGGCCGATCAAGTGGTCAGCGACTGGGACAACCTGCCGCTGGAAAAAACCAACAACCATTCCTACTGGGCCGCCTGGTCGGTGATGGCAACCTCCGTCGCCACCAACCGCCGCGACCTGTTCGATTGGGCGGTGAAGGAATACAAGGTCGGCGTGAATCAGGTCGACGACCAAGGCTTCCTGCCTAACGAACTGAAGCGCCAGCAGCGCGCGCTGTCGTACCACAACTACGCCCTGCCGCCGCTGTCGATGATCGCCAGTTTTGCCCTGGTCAATGGCGTGGACCTGCGCCAGGAAAACAACAGCGCGCTCAAGCGCCTGGGCGACAAAGTGCTGGCCGGGGTCAAGGACCCGCAGATCTTCGAGCAGAAGAACGGCAAGGAGCAGGACATGAAGGACCTCAAGGAGGACATGAAATATGCCTGGCTTGAGCCGTTCTGCACCCTCTACACCTGCGCGCCGGATGTGATCGAACGCAAGCATGGCATGCAGCCGTTCAAGACCTTCCGCCTGGGCGGCGACCTGACCAAGGTCTACGACCCGGCGCATGAAAAAGGCAATAAAGGCAGCTAG